The Colletes latitarsis isolate SP2378_abdomen chromosome 1, iyColLati1, whole genome shotgun sequence genomic interval ACGACGAACGTTGCCAGTGATGGGACTGATGCGAAATTTGTCAACGATCGTTCGACGAAGTACTCCTAAGCGTGTTAATGGATCGAAGGGTTAAAGCGTTTGGTATCGACGCGTAACATCGATACGCGCCGGATATATTGCTAGGTGGTGCCAGTACCTTGACGACAGAGGAGCTATCGATAATCGATACTCTAGTAAACAGAATCAAATGTTCTAAGTATGGTCGAAGCTAGTTTTGACCTATTTTTTTCATCGCTCGAGATTAAAGTCCTTCCAGTGTGTAGTTCTCTCTTcggtatttttatatattcgtaAGTATGTTTATTCGAATCGTCCGTCGTTAACCTTAGAATATGGTAAGGTGTCTATGTTTTACGAAAGTGTTAAGATGACAGTGATTTTCgaacagaatttaaaaaaaaaataaaagtcaaCTGTTATTTTAAGTCTCGATCAGCacgaattataatttttaatataaataaaagttgAATTTGGCTATGATCGAGAAGTATCGTTCCCATCACTAGGCAGAGCTTCGTCGAGTAGCGATATCCTTCCGTCGAAAGGCTCGTTCGAGGCGGTTCTGGTCGAATCTCGATCGAGATCATCGGATGGAAAGGCCGGGGTTCGTCGAGCACCGAGTTTGACGCTTTAACAGTCAGCCACTTTTAAAGTTCAGCTCCGCTATCCACGGTTGGGTGATTATCAACCCTTTTAAGATCCCTTTTTAAATACTTTCGTTCGACGAGCAACGTTTATGCAAGAAGCTTAACACATTGACTCCTACGTCACCCACACATGGATAACAGGACTAAAAGActcaaaaaaaagaaacaaatctcAAGACGAGACGTTGCAGAAAATAAATCTGTATAAAATTGACGAATTTCTATGTGGTTTCGAAAGTTGTACTCGTGAAACTATACTTCGTCCAACGAGACGAGGTATTATATCGCACATGTGTATAACGTGAATTTGTTTGCTAACCCTTCTCGTTGGACGGAACACACGAAATCTTTTTCCTTCGACCGTCTCGATTCCGATTCGACGATCGTGCACGCGAGATTTACTATTAGTTTGCGGCGACAACGAGTAGAAATTTGGTCCTCGACGCTCGATATAGTTCACAGCGTCGAGTATAACTTTCGCGATGGCGAGAACGAAGATGGACGTGTCCCGTTGGACAGTAACGAGACGATCCTCGTTTAATCCGAGCAGATGAGACGCTTTAATCTCCGAAACGTGACCGCAAGATCGCGACGATCGAACGTCACTTTGTATTTTTATCATTTACGTTAGAAACGCGATGGTCGAACAATGTCGCAGGCCTAATTCCGTAACAATGTACATTACTATCctcatttttaaaattgtttcgaTACCTTTGCACCTCGGAACACTTGTCGATCCATTCTCGTGGCTTTAGTTGCGATTTGAGTGCCGCGTAAGCAAATTAAACGTCATTCTCTGTAACTATAATTATGTCGCAGGTACGCGGTTAATAGCTCCCTGGTACGGTTTCATTTACCCTATCCTGAAATTATTCGTGTCACGCAATTAACCGAGCTCCACCCAGGGCAGTGGTTCTCAGTCCACGACACTTACGATTATCGAtcacaaaataagtcgaaagtttacttttttttaaaaagaaaggaATAAAGATATTCAAAAATACGATCAAAATGAAATATATCCCGAATTTTCTGTATAGTTTTATTTCTTTGTTTCTGCTTTGAATTCGTCGATCGACTGAGGGTCGCTGCTGCTTGATAAGATTTCTAAACAAATTCATTTCTACTCGATCGTTCTCTATCCGATATCCAGCGTTCTTTTTCAAAGAGTAGGAGTCGGATGAAGATTGATTTCGCTGTAAGAAAGCGTCGCGAGAAGTCTAAATCCAAAGCCACGTTCGCAATTGCGCGGAACACGCTCTAAGCGTCTCGTTTCTCGAAGTTTGGTCGCAAGTACGCGAGATTTCTCGAAGTTCGCGGCAACTGGACGCATTGCTCGACGGAGGAACTCGTTCAGCAGTTGAAGACGACGGAATTTGGGATCGTTTAATTAATTCCGATCAATCCATCCATTCGTTCGACGGCCTACGTGTTTCCGATGGCCGAACATAGCATTCCCGAAGGGTGGAGAACGCGACGGAAGGGAAGGCAATCGCGATACCAGGGCTACGAGAACTCTTTCAAACGATAACAATAAACCTGTAGGACCCACAACGTCGATACAAAAGGAGACGTATGTAGATAATACTAAGCGTTTAAACGTACCTTGGCGAACCGAGCCTCGAAGATTGATCGAAGGAACGGACTTAATCCTTTGAGAGTAGGGGTCGTAAACGCGTTTTTTGTCGCCTCGCTCGAAGTATGTGCGTGGGACGCAGGGAATCCTGAGATAACAATTGAAAAAATACGGAAATTGTATTTTCTGCCCGACGAAGTTACGCTTTGGGTCTATTTCGAAAAActcagctttaaagggattaagTCTCGCGGAGGGGACGTATAAACGAAGATGGCATGTGTCCATATTTAATCGGGCGCAGCTGTGCACTCGTCCATCCTTATCGAGAGAAGATATCGACGAAGTATAGGCACATGCTCGACTAAGTCTAGCGATTATCCATTGAATATATGTATAACATAGAGTTTTAAGTACAGAGAGGGTTGCAGCGGactcaattttaataatattgttaCGTACGAGTTAAGTACCGCGTTAACGAATCTTTCCTTTCCGCGTTATCGGTGTCATTATCGATGCTAATCACGGGAGGGGGCGATTTCTCGATGACGCACGAAGATTTTCCGCGAACGTAGAGTGCAGTCTTACTTTGCAGTAATTCATCGCGAGCTTCTTTTCAGCAACTATTCGGCTTCATTCGCGTTAATGGTCGGCGCAATTATGGCCAATCGCGGCGTGGACGACGATCTACGTCGGTTCTAAACCAGAACGTTGAATAATATTTAGCGACTGGATTGCTAATACAGGTCAAATTACGTATCGTGGACTCGATGCATCCTTAAAATCCGGTTACGAGGCGTCAAACGCCGTGCATGATTTTTAAGCGCGACGTTTGATACACGCTATTGAATATCAGAGTTAGCGAAACTATTTTCAACTGTCAGAATTTCGTTGAAACGAATTTTTCTGCTAGTCTGACGTTCAACATTATATATCTTGGAGATTCGGCCACGATACGCAAAACTTTATTCAAGGACCGAGAATACTGATCTCCGCTGACCCACTTTAAGACGACGAAGTTTGTCAGTTAATGTTTTAACGAACTGCAACTAAACAGACCTCTATTTATGTCATATCGGTTTAATCATACGGGAGCTTTATTATTTACGCACACAGCTCGCCGATTGTATTAGAGCGGTCCAGTGGCAATTACGCGACGAGTATTATTCGATTATTATCGTAAACGGGACTAATACGAATGATTGATGAAATTATTACTCGCCGCGTAATAATTTAAACCACTAACGAAAATGGAGTTTCGTTGTTTCGCGGCGTCGTCGTTCGCCGAAATATGTTAAGACCGCGGTTACAGTAATTATGTCGCGTTATTCATACTTACGTTTCTTTCGCGACGGGCGTAATTTTAATTGCTCTAAAAGGTCCGGGAAGTCGTTAAAATCCGAGTTtcgtcgacgaaattaaaatattaaattgtgtATGAAACCGGTgggaggggggaaaaaagaaGTCTTCGCGTTCCTGTTTTATTCATGTGTGCATGCATAATTCGAATTCGCCTGGTTCGCGGGAGCTGAATTTTTTAGCCGTAGGAATGAACATCGCCTCTGACTCTATCGACCGGACAACGAATTTCCTTTGCGAACGATGAATCGTTCGAGGCTGCGCTAACGCGGGAATAACTGGTTTCCTTGAATCGTTAAATTTTCATTTCTGCCGCGATGCACGTACCGACGATCTAACTTGCAGAGGAGACAGCGAAAGGGGagcttttttaataatttttctcgAATCATCACGATAACATCGAAATTACAAAGTCTCGGAGACATTTTGAAATAACAGTATATTTTTAAACTGTTATTCGTTATTTCGAGCCGCGTGGGTAGCGAGAAATGGACGAAAGATGAAGTAAACTTCGCGGTACACTCGTCTACCACTCAATTCGACTTTTTGCTCGGCAAAGATTTTGTCGTTTTCACGCCCACGCTCGTCGAGCACCCTTCTTTGCTCGGTGCGCAGCAATTTTAATTCGTCCATGCTTCGCGGGAAAATAAAAGAGCAAGGCCGTAGGCAGGTGTCGCGGGACTCAATGTTTCGGCACTCACGGCCCCTGAGTTTATTCCATTTCCCTGTACACGTTCCCACGCGAACTGATAAACTTCAAACGAATTTTACTCGTTGCAATTAGACGTAAAAAGGGACGTTTAATTAAACAAACTGCGATCGGCGATAAAAACGAAAGAACGCGACTAAACGCGATCGAGAACGAGAAGAATTCATCGTCTGTGCGTGTGGTTCGACGTTACGTTAAGTACTTCCTAAAAATTTCTACGACGAATTAATTTTATTCCATTCCTGTGCCCATACACATAGACTCCTGGAGCATATTTATCTCGTATACGATCTGTATGTCTCGATGTGTATTAGAGTTTCTTTCAGAAACAGTAAGATTTTAACGATACGACTTCACCAGCGACACTTTCATACGATGTATAGTATCGAAACGTTTTGATTGTTAGGGTTGTTAAGTCAGACTTTCGAGGTCTTTGCAAACGACGAGCGTTTGCTCTGATTTACGCTAACTGGTATTTTAATTCCTGGCAGATTTTTACAATTGGTTTTCGTTTCGTCTAGACGGTGCGATAATATCGGTACACTGTTAGAAAGTTTAAAAACTATCGGAGTAATTGGTGTTAATTTAAGATCCTCTGCTCCTCGTACAGGGTATTAATTAATCATCCACTACGAAGACGCGTCCAAATCCAGTCCGAGCTTAAATCCCAACGTGAATTATGCTGCGACAATAGTCCATCTTTATCCTTTCGCTTACGATTTATGGAAAGTGAGCATCCGTTGTAGGGGAAAAGGGAGACAAATGGCGAAAAGAAACGTCCTCGAAAGCAGTATACGCGATCGTCGATGCTCTGGGGcatcgtttcaatttttaaacgacaATTTAATTTAGCGATTTCgtcgatttttttttagaaacgcGATGCCTCGATGGAATCGACGATCACGTGTGCCAAAATTGAGAGAGTTTTCCACGTGGCAGTAGGCACGTTCCGCATTCATTAGGTATTTATAAAGGGCTGTCGATTCAACGGATGGTCGAGgtaaatttaaattgtaaatagACGCATTGCAGATTTAAAGTAAAAGCAACGATAAGGGAGTAGGTTATGGCGGGTCggcttttaaagaaaataaacgaaGGCTTCGCGCGAGCGCGAGGTCGCCCagagtatttattttttatttaaaaatgtaaagtaAGGCGAGCCGTTCGTGCTCGATATTTAAGCTCGTTTTCGATTAAGATATCGTACCCGTAATTTGTAAGAAGTTCAAAGAGTCACGCGGTCCGCGATTAGTCCGGGATCGAAGCTGTTAGGGAAGCGTTAAATTCCGGGCCGCTTGACTTTTAGGGCGCACTATGTCGTTCGGGGACGTTCGTTACTCGAATCGATTGCTTCTGTTTTCGCGAGGAGTTTTCTGGCAACGATACGTAACGCGTGCAACAAAGAACGGCGGACGGAGGCACCGAAAGAAGCCGTAATTTCGCGGAGTCTGATAGGAAAGGCTTTTGGCGTCGACGCGACGGTCCGGGTCATTTTTAACCCTAATTCGTCGATGGAACCATTAACTGGATGGTTTGTGTTTCTCTTGCCTTTCTCGAGCAGCCGTGGCGTTTCCGTGTTTAGAGCGCCGTCGCATTTTTGCTCTTTGACTTTTCCGTCGAGAACACTGTGTATTAATCGTGATTAATCGACCAATTTCTCTAAGCTTGTACTTTAAATTAACGTTTACATGTAAAGAGAATTATATTAATCTACTTCAATGTAAACATTTAGACGATAGATTTAATATTGCTATGATACGTAACTACCTTTAATTGTGATTACATCGTTTTATCATCGAGGGGCCTTTTATGTATGAGTAATCATTCCGAACccattaaatattataataattcattcgatcgatattaaagATACTGAAAACGACGCGGGTTGGTGTCTTTCATCGTGTTCTTGGGGCAGGGTTCTGGTGTTTGGATACAAGTTATGAGAAGAAATTCATTTATTGATTATTACAAGTAAAAGAAAGTTCATTCTTTAATAAATCAGAACCCTGCTTAGTAATGTACCTATCCATCCTCTGAAGTCATTTCCAGGTAAGTTTCAATTGTATATGCTTTGTGCTTTATTTAATACAAATGTAAAAAGTATTTTTGCGAATGTAGTTCTCCAGCATGCTTAAAATTAGTTGCGTTAGTCCTTCTTCCAAACGGTATCGTATAAATCGGTGCGTCTCTGAGCGAACGTGGGTATTTGAGTCCTCACTTCATCTACGACCTTCGTATCTAAAAGAAAAGAATGATCGTACATTTATCTGCGAATTTAGCAACGTCCACTTTCCCGCCGTGTCCAGAGGAATTTATAATAAATGGCGTCATCGAAACAGAGCAGAGGACGTCGATCGTTGATTAAGAGTGAAAATAAGTGAAATGACGGGTCTCGTGTATCGGTGTAAAGTGGCAATTACCTATATCGGCGACTAGCATGTCCTCGGTGGCATTTAGCTCGTGAAGAATTTCTCCCCAAGGGTTGGTTAACTGGGTATGCCCCCACGCGACGTAACCGGGCGGAGAACCACGAGCCGGTGATACGCAAGCGACATATAATTGATTGTCATTTGCTCTGGAACGCTGCAGCAACGACCAGTGCAATGGTCCCGTGGTCATATTGAATGCCGCTGGATATATCAGCATCTGGCAACCTGACCCAGAGAAACAGGAAGTATGTACACTCCGAATACCCCGGCCACCCTGTAATTTCTCGGACCACGTTCTACGACTTACTTTAACCCCTACGCGGGTCTTATATCGAAGCAGCCCTGTCGTCATATTTTACCGGGCTTAACTTTATTTTAAGGTCAACTCGACGTAGAATTATTGCTATAACTTTTTCTCCCTCCGTGTCCTCCGTAAGAGTCTTTTTATTAGTTCAGTTAACAAAGAATAATTGCGAAGGTATAAAATGTGTCGGAACAACGGATGTACAAGAAATTGTTTCCATACTACGGAGAATAGCAGAATGCGGTATGTGTATAGAAGATGACGTAACGGAATAGTTTCAATCCACTAAAACTTGCTCCAGTGACGATGAGATTACATGATACGTACATGATATCTTATGTGCTCTGAATAATAAATTGGAGCATGAATATAACAGCAACGATGACCGTACCTTTGTTCCGATAAAGACGTGCCATTTCTTCGAATCTGATATCATAGCAGATGCCAACGCCTATCTTGCAGCCCTTCGCCTCGAAAGTTGTTAACGAATTGCCGGGACTTAGCGAATCACTTTCGCGAAAAGTCATTTTCCCTTTGATATCGATGTCGAATAAGTGCATCTGGTAACAGAAAAAATAAATTCCCGAGACGATTGTTTAGTACAGTGTTTACGATGggagaaaattaagaaaaattaaaaaattgcttacCTTCCTGTGCTTTGCTATCAGAGTTCCATCGGGCGCCCAGATAGTGCACGTATTGTACAATTTATTAGCTTCCCTTTCGGGTATCGTACCACCGATTACGTAAACGCTACACTTTTTGGCTGCCTCTGATAATGCAACACTGGTTTCGCCATCCGGAATGCTCTCAGCGTATTTTGCAAAATGTGCTGCGTTCGAAAATATGAATCAATAAATCCTATCAActctttatatatgtatatacttatTACAAAAACTTGCAACTCTTCTTTATACGTATACATTGTGTCGTAGTAAAGGTAAGTGCAAGTTTATTGCTTGGGCATAATAAATTTAAGTATTCAACTACAATGATTAATAAAActctaaatattttatattattttacacattttattcaaacatttaaaaaagaaatgagATTTTTAATTCGTTGTCTTGTTTATACGCATAAGCACTTCCTGTACTTTTGCCGCCT includes:
- the LOC143342318 gene encoding omega-amidase NIT2-like, which translates into the protein MLRANIVKQGLRTMSTFRLALVQLAVGENKSTNIARAVSFIERAKQQEADIIVLPECFNSPYGTSHFAKYAESIPDGETSVALSEAAKKCSVYVIGGTIPEREANKLYNTCTIWAPDGTLIAKHRKMHLFDIDIKGKMTFRESDSLSPGNSLTTFEAKGCKIGVGICYDIRFEEMARLYRNKGCQMLIYPAAFNMTTGPLHWSLLQRSRANDNQLYVACVSPARGSPPGYVAWGHTQLTNPWGEILHELNATEDMLVADIDTKVVDEVRTQIPTFAQRRTDLYDTVWKKD